Genomic window (Fundidesulfovibrio soli):
CGGCGTGGTCCGGGTAGGCTTTCAGCAGCACGCGCCGGATCGCCTGTTCCGCCAGGGCGTCGGTGGCCGTGGCCACGTCCCCGGGGCTTTTGTGCGTGCAGGCTTCGGGAGCGGCGTGAGGCGCGGCCTCGCGGATGATGGCGGCGGCGGCCGAGGCGGCCTCCAGGGCTACGGCCAGGGCCTGGTTCAGGTCGGGCATGGGCTTCCTCCGGTGGCGAACATACCCGGAAGGAGCCGTGCATGTAAGAGGCCGGGTGAGCGGTTCCGGCGAAGCGCCTTCACCGCCGTATGGATACGGAGTCGGGCGTGGGGAGGGGGCTGCCTGGAACGCTTTGCGGCCTGGGTGGGTGGGGAGCCTCAGCGCACCTGGAAGTACGCTTTGTAGGCCAGCCTTTGAAAGTGGTAGCTCTTGATGCTGTCGAGAGCTTTGCCCCAGGCCTGCATGACCTCCTGGTTCGAGGCCACCTGGGCCGAGCGGCTGAGCTGGATGAAGGCCAGGATCTGCGAGAGGGCCAGGGTCTCCACGTCGCTTCGCGTGCGGGCCAGCTTGGTCGGGGCGATGGCCAGGAATTCGCTGGCGTGCTTGGCGAAGTAGGCGAACTTCAGCTCCGAGGCGATTTTGGAGGAGGTGCTGTAGAGGCAGGCGAAGTACTCGTAATAGGTCTCCACGTCGGGGTCGGCGGCGGCGAAGTTGGCGTCGTAGCGGCCGTGGCTGTTGGTGCCGTTCCAGTCTTTGCAGCGCGGATCGAATTTCGCGTAGTCTATATGCGGGCCGCAGCCGGAGAGCGCCAGAAGGAAGATTGCGAGCAGTGCGGGGAGGAGGCGTTTCGGCGGCATAGGGGTGCCCACGGGTTTGAAATGGTTGGCGGTTATGGGGTTGAGGGTTTTTCAGCCTGTTTTGTAATTCTGTCGTAGAATCCATTCGACACTGAGTATGCCCAAGTGTACTTATTTTTTATGTTGTCAATCGCTGTTCTCCAGGTTTTTAGCAAAAACGTATCGTTATTTATCTCGTCCTTGTGATATTTTGCTATGTCCATGAGTAAGATAGATATGTGAAAAATTTCGTTGTCGGTGCGTGGCGACATGAGTTTTCTTGGTATGAAGGTTAAAAATTCCTGCCAATTCGTAACGAAGTATTCCTCCCCTCCCCAGGAGTGGTGGTATGGCATGTTTATGCACATATAATGCTCGTAATAATCTTCCATTGATGCGTTTGTGCGGTCAAAGCTTGGAGTTATCGATTTTGAGCATCCTTTCCCAAGCCAGTCTTTGCAGCGTGAATCGAGCTTGGTGTAATCCCTCGAAGGACCACAACTTGTTATTATCAAGGTGAATAGGCAGGCAAGGGTGACCGCGGAAGGGTAAAGCTTGGCGCTCATTTTGTTGCCCTGTGGTTATTGAATGGTTATGTATAATATTGTATATGTTACATGTTAATATTTCTGTAGCGTATGTTATTGATGGATGGCATGGCAAGTAAAAAGGCCAGAAGCCGGTAAGCTTCTGGCCTCCTTCATACGAGGCGGATCAGGCGCGGCTGTTAGCGCCGCTCCCAATCCTCACGTGCGGTGGCCCTCAATTGTTCTGTCCGAGTTTGTTGGTCCCTGAGACGGCCGTATAGTATTCCGTAGAGCGTTGGCGCGTCCAGTTGTGCCCCATTTTGCTGATAGCTTTTGCCCACGCTGAGAGAAGGGCGTCATTGTTTGAAATCATGTGTGGATTTGATTCGTGTATGCTAAGAAGGATATGGGAGATAAGCAGCGTTTCCTTGTCGCTTCGAGATGACAGCATTTTTCCGACGACAATGTGAGTGAATTTGTTTGGATTGTTCAAAAAATAGTCAATCCCGACTAATATTGCCGCGTGCTGGTATGACAGATTTATGCACATAAAGTACTCATAGTAGGTGTCAATGTCAGGGTTTGTTTTCATGAAGTCGCTCTTCGAGGGCATGATGCCTTTTTCCCCATTCCACTCACGGCACTTTGGGTCAAACTTGGTGTAGTCGATCCCCCTGTGGCATGCTGCCGGCGCAGCCATGAGGAATAATAGGCAGATTGTGAGAGATATTGGCGGCGAGGAGGGCATCGGGAAAAATCCTTTGGGTGAGGGCCATCTCGTGGTCATGACTCGTTCATGGGGCCTGATCCGTTCTCTAGTGCGAATGTGCCTTGTTTGTTTTTATATGAACATCAGGGCGCTGGTGGTGATGATGGATCTAGTTGCTTGGTGATGTGCGTGTAGTATCAGTTGGATACAGCATATGCAAAACTGTTTTTGTGCTTCATATTGTCTATTGCTGTTTTCCAGGATTTAAGCAAAAATGTATCTTTTCTAATTTCATCCCTGTGATAATTAGCTATATCATAGATTAGTATCGATATGTACAAAGTTTCATTGTCAGCACGTGGGGCCATTAGTTTCTTTGGTATGAATGCTAGAAATTCATTCCAATGTTCCATGAAGTATTTTTCGCCTCCAATTGCGTGTTGATATGGTATCATAATACAAATATAATGTTCATAATTATCCTCGAGAGACGCCTTGTCACTGTCAAATTTCAAGTTGGATGACTTTGAGTCGCTTGCATCAACCCATTCTTTGCATCTTGGGTCAAGTTTGGTGTAATCCCTGGTGGGGCCGCAACCTACGATTGTTAGCAGAGCGGTTGCGAGCAATGCTGTGAGCGTGTGCTTTAAATTCATGAAATATTCCAGTTGAGTAAAAGCGTCGAAATCGCAGTGTCAACTGTTTTTGATGGTTGCGAGTTCGCCAGTTACGGAAGCCTGGTGATGGCGTTGTAGATGCCGTAAGATACGGAGTACGGCCAGCCGTCCTTTCGCTTCATGTTGTCGATGGCGGATTTCCAAGTGCTGAGAAGTTGCGGATTGTTTCGAATGTCATCACGATGAGTTTTGGACATTTCGTTGAAGATTATTGATATCAGAAGGATTTCCTTATCTGCCCTCGGTGCCGCTAGTTTTGCTGGTACGAACGCCAGGAATGATTTTGAGTTGGCTGAAAAATAGTCCGTGTTGCCAGCGACATGTTGATACGGAATGTTGATGCACATGAAAAATTCGTAGTAGGATTCAATTGTAGGGTTTGTGTTGATGAAATCCCACTGGATATGCCCGTTGTTGTCGATGCCGAGCCATTCCCTGCAGCGCGGGTCGAATTTGCTGTAATCGACGCGGAGGCCGCAACCAGCTGTTAGTAGTAAAAGCAGGCCAATAATGGCGGCACCTGGGTTGGCATATAATTTTTGCATTATTCGTTGCCCCCTTCAGGCATGGGCAGAAATGCTGTTGGCGTATGTATTTTACGAATTGAATATAGCGTATCGTGTCACGTGGTGGCAAGGAAAAAGGCCAGAAGCCCTTAGGCTTCTGGCCTCCCATATACGAGTTCGGTCGGGCGCGGATGTTAGCGTCGCTCCCAATCCTCACGTGGCGGCGGCGTGGGCCGGGCTGGTTCCGGGTCAGGCGGGTTGTAGCCCGGGTAGGCGATCTTCCATGCCTCCTGTTCATATTTGCTGCCTTCATAGCCGTTGCGCAGCGCTTCCCAAAGGTAGCCGGGCCGGGTCATCCCCAACTGGAACTGGCCAGCATGGACCGCCTCCTCCGTGAGCACGTTGTAGTCGCTACTCCTAGTTGGGTCGAATACTTCTCCTTCAAATTCTTTGGGGTTAATGTAGATGTGGTTCTCAAGCGTAATGCCGCGCTTATCGGACGGCATGTACCACGGTGTTTCCCCAACGTGGATCTTCAGCGAATCCAGGTCCATGCCCTCGAATCGCGTTCCTTGCAGCCGCTCCCTGAGTCGATCCTTTAAATCAGGTGAGAGCGGAGCCCAGTTCCTGCCACGCACAGCGTCGCTCTCCGGGTCGTAGGGCTGGTTCATGGGGCCGGGTTCGTTTTCCGGCACGAACGGGCCTTGCTGGCGGCCCTGCAACCCGCCCGGGCGCATTCCCGCATCAGTAAGCAGCCCGGAGAGCGCACCCACCGGGCCTTCGCCGGTCCTCTGCCCATCATCTCCAAGGCCGCGCTTGAGCGTCATCCCCACGGGATCGATCATTGCCGGATCGACGCCCAGCATTCGGGCGTAGCCGCGTTGCGTCTGGGCCTGCGTCAGGGGCGGCCTGCCCATAGGGTAGGCGTCGAGAGAAGGCGGATCGTCCGGGTGGCGAGCCGGATACGAGTCGACGAAATCGATATCCGTTCGATGGAAACCCGGGTCCGGGTTGTGGTCATCGGGAAACAATGGCGCAAAGCGCGGGTCGGGGGCCTTGGGCGAATACGGCCGTAATAGGTCGAGGAAGCCCAGGCCGGGGGTGTCGAAAAGCATGAGTGAATCCTCCTTTGGATTTTCGGAGGATTGTATTCAGGCGTCGGAACATTGCACCCCACATAGGGCTATGTGGGAAGATTCCTGAAAAAAGTCGTCGGGGTGGCGAGCCGATCAAACGATCCCGTGCTTGTCCATGTTCCTGTACAGCGTGCGCCTGTCCACGCCGAGCAGTCTCGCGGCTTTGGCGCGGTTGCCACCGGCGCGGGCCAGGGCGGACTCGATGTCCTCCCGGCTGAGGCCGCGCTGTGGCCGGGCGAAGGTTGCGGCGGGGTAGGGCGGGGCGGCTTGGCCGCCAGGAAGCTGGGCGCCGTTCGGGGGCAGGGGCTGGGCGTAGTGGTTGCTGCCGGGCGCGGTGAGCTCGCGCGGCAGGTGCGAGGGCAGTATCTCCCCGCCGGGGCAGAGGATGCAGGCGTGCTCCAGGGCGTAGCGCAGCTCGCGCACGTTGCCCGGCCAGGGGTGGGTCATGAAGATGCGCATCACCTCCTCGCTGGGCTTGGAGATGTGCTTGCCGAAGCTGTTGCGGAACAGCCCCAGGAAGTGCTCGCAGAGCAGGGGGATGTCCTCGGTGCGGTCGCGCAGCGGGGGCAGGTGGATGACCATGACCTTGAGTCGGTAGTAGAGGTCCTCCCGGAAGAGGCCCTGGCGTATCTTCTCCTGCATGTTCACGTTGGTGGCCGCGATCACGCGCACGTTGGCCCGCCGGGTGCGGGAATCGCCCACGCGCTCGTATTCCTTGCGCTCCAGCACCCGCAGCAGGTTCAGCTGGATGCGCGGGGAGATGTCGCCGATTTCGTCCAGGAAGATCGTCCCGCCTTCGGCGGCCTCGAAGCGGCCCAGCTTGTCGCGGATGGCCCCGGTGAAGGCCCCGCGCACGTGGCCGAACAGCTCGCTCTCCAGCAGGCTCTCGGAGAGGGCGGAGCAGTTCACCTTGATGAGCGGCCCCTTGGCCCTTGGCCCGCCGTAGTGCAGGGCCTCGGCCACCAGCTCCTTGCCGGTGCCGGATTCGCCGGTGACCAGCACCGTGGACTCCACCTCGGAGAGCTGGTCCAGCACGGAGTAGATGGAGCGCATCAGCTTGGACTTGCCGATCAGCCCCCGGTGGCCGTGCAGGTCCGTGAGGCGCTTCTCCAGGTCGGCCAGGCGGGTGATGTCGCGGATGACCAGCACCGCGCCCACGAAGTTGTTGTTGGGGTCGAGCAGCGGGGAGGAGTTGATGACCACGGTCTGGCCCGGGCGGTGGCCCTTGCACTCCACGCGGTATTCCAGCACGGGCTCGCGGGTCTTGAGCGTGGTGGAGATGACCTCGAAGCAGCCCCGCTGGCAGTGCCCCGCCACCAGGTGCAGGTGCATGCCGTGGGTGGTCTCGCCGCCGATGCAGCAGATCTCGTTCAGGGCGCGGTTGGTCTGGATGACCTCCATCTCGGTGTTGACCACGATGATGGCGTCCGGGATGGAGCGGAACACGGCCTCCAGGTTCAGGCGCAGCCGCTCCTTCTCGTCCATCACGGTCTTGAGCGCCCGGTCGGAGAGGATGCGCTCCGTGATGTCGCGCCCCACGGCCTGGTACTCCACCAGCCTGCCCTGCTGGTCGAACAGGGCGTGGTCGTGGCGCTGGAGCCAGCGCTCCTCCCCGTCGGCCATGACCAGGCGGTACTCGATGGCCCCGGTGGGTTCCTCCCGGGTGAGGGCGGCCAGGTGGGCCTCCACGCGCACGCGCTCCTCGGTGGGCATGGAGGTCTTCAGGTGCGCGCCCAGCAGTTCGTCCTTGGGCTTGCCGAAATAGCGGGCCACGGCCGCGTTGGCGAAGGTGACGGCCCCGTCGGGGCGGAAGCGCCAGACCAGCTCGGTCTGGTCCTCGACGATGGCGCGGTAGCGGGCCTCGCTGCTCTCCAGGGCCTCCTTGATCAGGCGGCGGGCCGTGACGTCGGTGAGGTAGCCCACGATCTCCTGGGGGCGGCCGAAGGGGTCGAGCACCAGGCGGAACTGGTCGCGTATCCAGCGGGTCAGCCCCTGGGCGTTGGTGAAGCGGTACTCCCGGGTGCCCTGGCCCAGGGCCATCTGCATGCGCAGCTCGGTCTCCAGGGCCGGCACGTCGTCGGGGTCCATGCGGGTGAGCCAGAAATTGGGGTCGCCCAGGAAAGAGTCCGGGGTGAAGCCGGTGAGGTCCTCGATGTTGTCGGAGATGAAGGTGAACTGCAGGTTGCC
Coding sequences:
- a CDS encoding PAS domain S-box protein, giving the protein MPLTNHLDLLEAVDAGILLIDAATNVILHANPKALELLGKSVDAVVGRQCHGLECLCAPGQALPLDLTIALPPQERTLQSEGGRQLPVLITAHPLAMARGPVSVLTITDLSPLKQAERKYQSFFQNAVEGVFQSTPDGRFIAVNPALADILGYDSTDELISELTDLRTQLYVDPQDRDHLLTELRERGRVTGFETRFRRKDGGIRWINTAARQVRDETGTVLYIEGLNIDITERKNAEAAVRMIEQSLGESEERFRRTFDQSPIGAALLDLDWKFLRVNEAFCQITGYDERELLGTNIIRLTHPEDVEAAQGRSAKLRTGEIDSYELEKRYIHKEGYIIWVHLSAALVRDAQGKPLYYLPMVQDITERKASEEALARTEARLKALLTSSPAVIYSRRPLGNLQFTFISDNIEDLTGFTPDSFLGDPNFWLTRMDPDDVPALETELRMQMALGQGTREYRFTNAQGLTRWIRDQFRLVLDPFGRPQEIVGYLTDVTARRLIKEALESSEARYRAIVEDQTELVWRFRPDGAVTFANAAVARYFGKPKDELLGAHLKTSMPTEERVRVEAHLAALTREEPTGAIEYRLVMADGEERWLQRHDHALFDQQGRLVEYQAVGRDITERILSDRALKTVMDEKERLRLNLEAVFRSIPDAIIVVNTEMEVIQTNRALNEICCIGGETTHGMHLHLVAGHCQRGCFEVISTTLKTREPVLEYRVECKGHRPGQTVVINSSPLLDPNNNFVGAVLVIRDITRLADLEKRLTDLHGHRGLIGKSKLMRSIYSVLDQLSEVESTVLVTGESGTGKELVAEALHYGGPRAKGPLIKVNCSALSESLLESELFGHVRGAFTGAIRDKLGRFEAAEGGTIFLDEIGDISPRIQLNLLRVLERKEYERVGDSRTRRANVRVIAATNVNMQEKIRQGLFREDLYYRLKVMVIHLPPLRDRTEDIPLLCEHFLGLFRNSFGKHISKPSEEVMRIFMTHPWPGNVRELRYALEHACILCPGGEILPSHLPRELTAPGSNHYAQPLPPNGAQLPGGQAAPPYPAATFARPQRGLSREDIESALARAGGNRAKAARLLGVDRRTLYRNMDKHGIV